From one Pseudactinotalea sp. HY158 genomic stretch:
- a CDS encoding DUF2550 family protein produces MILRAGLITLAGIAVVGFALTGLYFWRLRAIGSRVGSFECALLLGDRWFAGIATYTRDHLAWHEVVSLSIQPQRTFDRRELLILARRARRIEERTSQVSEAHCRYRGEEFYLAAPDGAIDGLVSWLEASPPDSRTSRVI; encoded by the coding sequence ATGATCCTGCGAGCCGGCTTGATCACCCTGGCGGGGATCGCTGTGGTCGGCTTCGCCCTGACCGGATTGTATTTCTGGCGCCTGCGCGCCATCGGCTCGCGGGTGGGATCGTTCGAATGCGCCCTCCTCCTGGGTGACCGCTGGTTCGCCGGCATCGCGACCTACACACGAGACCACCTCGCCTGGCACGAGGTGGTCTCGTTGTCCATCCAGCCCCAGCGCACCTTCGACCGCCGCGAGCTGCTCATCCTGGCCCGGCGGGCGCGTCGCATCGAGGAGCGCACGAGCCAGGTGAGCGAGGCCCACTGCCGCTACCGGGGCGAGGAGTTCTACCTCGCCGCACCCGATGGGGCGATCGACGGCCTCGTCTCCTGGCTCGAGGCCAGCCCGCCCGATTCCCGAACCTCCCGCGTGATCTGA